In Penaeus monodon isolate SGIC_2016 chromosome 41, NSTDA_Pmon_1, whole genome shotgun sequence, a single genomic region encodes these proteins:
- the LOC119598375 gene encoding histone H1-beta, late embryonic-like has protein sequence MRQKGAREKRAEIRPRGSSMRDSKASEKSATEKPAEKPAAKKTATKRPATDKPVAEKPAAKKQATDKSAAKKPAPAKTAAKKPAAAKTTTAKAPAPKAAAKEAIIPSPWVHRGSAGHRDFRKEAHVTQPPTQGGHKGQCLRFKAE, from the exons ATGAGACAGAAGGGAGCCAGGGAGAAGAGGGCAGAGATCCGCCCCCGTGGCTCCTCCATGCGCGACTCAAAGGCTTCGGAAAAGTCGGCAACCGAGAAGCCCGCTGAGAAGCCCGCTGCCAAGAAGACTGCAACCAAGAGGCCCGCCACTGACAAGCCGGTTGCCGAGAAGCCCGCGGCCAAGAAGCAGGCAACTGACAAGTCTGCCGCCAAGAAGCCCGCACCCGCCAAGACCGCTGCCAAGAAGCCCGCTGCCGCCAAGACGACAACTGCCAAGGCCCCGGCTCCCAAGGCTGCTGCTAAAGAAGCCATCATTCCGTCGCCTTGGGTTCATCGGGGCAGCGCAGGGCACCGTGACTTCCGGAAAGAAGCTCACGTCACTCAGCC CCCTACTCAAGGCGGCCATAAGGGCCAGTGTCTCCGCTTCAAGGCTGAGTGA